From one Solea solea chromosome 15, fSolSol10.1, whole genome shotgun sequence genomic stretch:
- the LOC131474391 gene encoding PWWP domain-containing DNA repair factor 3A-like gives MHFLSEVLERTETDKKSADPVAFVMDVLLPEATVYALGAVHSISLDKAKEMYMRGTEFDSSEKTQLGEQLQSHISSKARQKLDIFLSNYKKALECEEFLRRL, from the exons atgcacttcttgtctgaagtactcgaacgtactgagacagacaagaagtcTGCAGATCCAGTCGCATTCGTAATGGATGTACttttgccagag gcaacagtatacgccctcggagctgttcactccatctccctggacaaagccaaggagatgtacatgcgtggcacagagtttgactcaag cgagaaaacccagcttggggaacagcttcagagccacatttcctcaaaagcgaGGCAGAAACTGGATATCTTCCTGAGCAATTACAAGAAAGCCTTGGAGTGTGAGGAATTCCTCAGGCGCCTGTAA